From the Streptomyces sp. SN-593 genome, the window GGAGGCCCCGTAGGGGCGCGGCCTCCCCGGTCCCGGGCCGTACGGCGAAGGAGAGCCAGCAGCGATGAACGCCTCCGACCGGCAGCCGCCCCAGGACGCCGGGCGGCACGAGAGCGCGGAGGAGCGCGCCGACCGCAGGTGGGGTGACCTCCTCCAGGAGCTGCGCGTCGCCCAGACCGGCGTGCAGATCCTCTTCGGCTTCCTGCTCACCGTGGTCTTCCAGCCGCGCTTCACCTCGCTGTCCGACACCGACCGGCACATCTACGTGGCCACGGTCGTGCTGGGCGCCGCCACCACCGGCGCCCTCGTCGGACCGGTCGCCATGCACCGCCTCCTCACCGGGCGGCGGCTGAAACCGGAGACGGTCACGCTCGCCTCGCGGCTGACCCTGCTGGGCCTGTGCCTCCTGCTGTGCACCATGACGTCGTCGCTCCTGCTGGTGCTGCGCGTCGCGATCCACGACCCGGGCGCCGCGTGGCTGGTCGGCGTGCTCGTCGCCTGGTTCGTCCTGTGCTGGATCGTGCTGCCGCTGTGGGCCCGGCACCGCAGCGAGGACCCGAAGCACTGACACCACCGGCCCGGCCGGGACGCGCCTCACGTCCCCGGCCGGGCCGCCCACCCGCCTGCCCCCCGCCTGCCGCCCGCTCACCTGCCGCTCACCCGCCGGAGGGTCCTGCCCCCTCGGCGGAGGACGCGGCCTCCTCGTCGGACGGCGCCGCCTCCTCCGCCGGGGACGCGGCCGCGAGCCTCACCCACACCCGGTCGTCCCGCACGCGCGTCTCGAAGCAGGGCTGCGGGGCCGTGGCCGGGCCCGTGACGTTCCAGCCGTCCGACAGCCGGAAGGTGCTGCCGTGCCACGGGCAGCGGACGCAGCCGTCGGTGATCTCCCCCTCGGACAGCGGTCCGCCCAGGTGGCTGCACCGGTCGGCCAGGGCGGACAGGGTGCCGTCGGCGTCGCGCACCACCAGGACCGCGGTCTCGCCGACGAGCCGGCGCACCGGGCGCCCCGCCGGGAAGCCCGCGAGCGGGCCGACGTCCTGCCAGCCGGGCGGGGTGATCCGGGCCGTGGCCTCGCTGTGGTTGGCTCCGGCCGCCTGGTGGTAGGCCAGGTGGCCGCCCAGCGCGCCGCTCACCGCCAGGGCGACCAGCCCGGCCGCGGCCTGCTTCCGTCCGCGGTGGCCGGTCAGCCGGGAGGCCAGCGAGACGGTGTAGCAGGAGGTGGCGACCACGTTCAGCAGCGCGTGCGCCAGCCCGACGCGGGCCTGCTCGTCCTCCAGCTCGGCCCAGTCCACCAGGCCGGCGGCGGCCGCGGGTGCCGCCCCGGCCACCCCGAGGGCCACCAGCACCCCGGCGCTCCGCCGCCCGCCCGGGGTCCAGTCCAGCACCGCGGACGACATCCACGCGCCCATCGGCACCTGCACGAGCAGCGGGTGCACCGGGTGGCCGAGCCAGCGGCCGT encodes:
- a CDS encoding DUF6328 family protein, producing the protein MNASDRQPPQDAGRHESAEERADRRWGDLLQELRVAQTGVQILFGFLLTVVFQPRFTSLSDTDRHIYVATVVLGAATTGALVGPVAMHRLLTGRRLKPETVTLASRLTLLGLCLLLCTMTSSLLLVLRVAIHDPGAAWLVGVLVAWFVLCWIVLPLWARHRSEDPKH
- a CDS encoding Rieske 2Fe-2S domain-containing protein, which encodes MTRLSATTTLAQPLLRWAPDRARPGRVADAVSRLERTTALDGAIGVLRKGVRAVPLGGLRDLLHGRWLGHPVHPLLVQVPMGAWMSSAVLDWTPGGRRSAGVLVALGVAGAAPAAAAGLVDWAELEDEQARVGLAHALLNVVATSCYTVSLASRLTGHRGRKQAAAGLVALAVSGALGGHLAYHQAAGANHSEATARITPPGWQDVGPLAGFPAGRPVRRLVGETAVLVVRDADGTLSALADRCSHLGGPLSEGEITDGCVRCPWHGSTFRLSDGWNVTGPATAPQPCFETRVRDDRVWVRLAAASPAEEAAPSDEEAASSAEGAGPSGG